A section of the Acidobacteriota bacterium genome encodes:
- a CDS encoding surface-adhesin E family protein: MRLIGGGLLFFILVPFVQAQEKTKWQRIATYEDSIVSLDISNVTFSTSFSGRVRFRLELAKSEPVSKGQTLKYRSLIQTIDFICEERKYRVFETLMFDSKGKPLDVEKPAPETQWQSVRAGGIMEQWLVAACRLIAEKKGNS; this comes from the coding sequence ATGCGATTAATAGGTGGTGGACTTCTCTTTTTCATATTGGTGCCATTCGTCCAAGCTCAGGAAAAAACCAAATGGCAGCGCATTGCCACTTACGAAGATTCTATCGTGAGTCTTGATATTTCCAACGTAACATTCAGCACATCGTTCAGTGGGCGCGTTCGGTTTCGCCTTGAACTTGCAAAATCTGAACCGGTATCGAAAGGGCAAACTCTCAAATATCGGAGCCTGATTCAAACCATAGATTTCATTTGCGAAGAGAGAAAATATCGTGTGTTTGAGACGCTGATGTTCGATAGCAAAGGCAAACCGTTAGATGTAGAAAAACCTGCCCCCGAAACCCAATGGCAATCTGTAAGAGCCGGAGGCATTATGGAGCAATGGTTGGTTGCCGCGTGTCGCCTCATTGCGGAAAAGAAAGGCAATTCATAA
- a CDS encoding DUF3857 domain-containing protein — translation MRHRFMFLFSFLLVAPFAFAAKPAAGWKPVTPEDLRLTAKDLGDAEADAAILFREGVLNDDDNQGTSLRLYIRIKIFNDRGRRFADIELPYKKELGKITDVSARTIKPDGTIIEVADRDIFDKLIFKSSTRTERAKVFTLSGVEPGTIIEYRYRQTYPQGFRYFAFDLQSELFIKQLSYTIQTPFMTNADVRWVTFNVKDEKRFHPAWDGAFKINVEDIHPFKREPMMPPELAVKMWGWLYYSTELEQKPEKYWRDYARRMYYRALGETTPSKAIRQVVASITNPTDSPQDKLAKLYKYVQNEIRNLGDKDKADDADPEGAESSEDFKKNDTADDTLKRRYGTPREINRLFVAMARAAGFEARVIELVTRDENLFHQSFTDAFQFNGEAAVIINRDGALQFFDAGTAYCPAGSLAWEKEAVTALLYGDKDWRFVETPVSDGERNNEDRKLRVTPFADGRVEVQVESKVTGLRALELRNELQGLTREEQRKRILSAARDRLPSATINESSVTISDAVKPPSALSEAYHLTLPQAATVTEKRLFLKPALLTRRDENFLPSATRANNLRFHFAWSESEQAVIETPDGYEIEQVPEAIEVDIGAARYQAKFTRAGDHIIYERKLLVNGINFTPKQYAIVKTFFDRVHQSDRALISFKQK, via the coding sequence ATGCGACACCGATTCATGTTTCTCTTTTCATTTTTACTGGTCGCGCCATTTGCCTTCGCAGCAAAACCGGCGGCAGGGTGGAAACCTGTCACCCCCGAAGATTTGCGCCTCACTGCCAAAGACCTGGGCGATGCGGAAGCCGACGCCGCGATTCTTTTCCGCGAAGGCGTGCTCAATGACGATGACAACCAGGGCACCAGTCTTCGCCTCTACATCCGCATCAAAATTTTCAATGACCGGGGGCGGCGTTTTGCAGACATTGAATTGCCTTACAAAAAAGAACTCGGAAAAATCACTGACGTCAGCGCCCGCACCATCAAACCCGATGGCACGATTATCGAAGTCGCCGACCGCGATATTTTCGATAAGTTGATTTTCAAAAGCAGCACGCGCACCGAACGCGCCAAAGTTTTCACTCTATCGGGCGTCGAACCCGGCACGATTATCGAATACCGCTATCGCCAAACTTACCCACAGGGCTTTCGCTATTTTGCCTTCGATTTACAATCCGAACTGTTCATCAAACAACTCAGCTACACCATTCAAACGCCGTTTATGACCAATGCGGATGTGCGCTGGGTAACTTTCAATGTGAAGGATGAAAAACGCTTTCATCCCGCCTGGGACGGTGCCTTTAAAATCAATGTCGAAGATATTCACCCGTTCAAACGCGAGCCGATGATGCCACCGGAACTTGCTGTGAAGATGTGGGGCTGGCTCTACTATTCAACCGAACTCGAACAGAAACCCGAAAAATACTGGCGCGATTATGCGCGACGCATGTATTACCGCGCGCTCGGTGAAACCACGCCGAGCAAAGCGATTCGTCAGGTGGTGGCAAGCATCACCAATCCGACCGATAGCCCGCAAGATAAACTCGCCAAGCTTTACAAGTATGTGCAAAACGAAATCCGCAACCTTGGCGATAAAGACAAAGCCGATGACGCAGACCCGGAAGGCGCAGAAAGCAGTGAAGACTTTAAGAAGAACGATACCGCCGATGACACCTTGAAACGCCGGTATGGCACGCCGCGCGAAATCAATCGGTTGTTTGTGGCAATGGCGCGAGCCGCAGGATTTGAGGCGCGCGTGATTGAACTCGTCACCCGCGACGAAAACCTTTTTCACCAATCGTTCACCGATGCCTTTCAATTCAATGGTGAAGCGGCAGTGATTATCAATCGCGACGGCGCTTTGCAATTTTTCGACGCCGGCACCGCATATTGTCCAGCGGGGTCGCTGGCGTGGGAAAAAGAAGCGGTGACGGCTCTGCTGTACGGCGATAAAGACTGGCGCTTTGTCGAAACTCCTGTAAGCGATGGCGAACGCAATAACGAAGACCGGAAATTGCGCGTCACGCCGTTTGCCGATGGTCGCGTCGAAGTGCAGGTTGAATCGAAAGTGACGGGTCTGAGGGCGCTTGAACTGCGCAACGAATTGCAGGGACTCACCCGCGAAGAACAGCGCAAGCGGATATTGTCGGCGGCGCGCGACCGTTTGCCGTCGGCGACGATTAACGAATCATCGGTGACGATTTCGGATGCCGTGAAACCGCCGAGCGCGTTAAGCGAAGCCTATCATCTCACCTTGCCGCAAGCCGCGACGGTGACGGAAAAGCGGTTGTTTTTAAAACCGGCATTGCTGACGCGGCGCGATGAAAATTTTTTACCATCAGCGACTCGCGCCAATAATTTGCGGTTTCATTTCGCCTGGTCAGAGAGCGAACAGGCGGTGATTGAAACGCCTGATGGTTACGAAATTGAACAGGTGCCCGAAGCCATCGAAGTTGACATCGGCGCGGCGCGTTACCAGGCGAAATTCACCCGCGCAGGCGACCACATCATTTACGAAAGAAAATTACTGGTAAACGGCATCAACTTCACGCCGAAACAATATGCGATTGTTAAAACTTTCTTCGACCGCGTCCATCAATCCGACCGCGCCTTGATTTCCTTCAAGCAGAAATGA
- a CDS encoding NAD(P)/FAD-dependent oxidoreductase: protein MTKDVIIIGGGAAGLFCAIEAGKRRRRVLVVEHNPVVGKKILISGGGRCNFTNLYTAPKNYLSANPHFCKSALARYTPQDFIALVEKHRIAYHEKKLGQLFCDGSAQQIINMLLDECRFAGVEIGVGCRVTGVEKSAHSFIIETSQGRVESASLVIASGGLSIPKIGASDFGYRLARQFGLAIQATRPALVPLTFAPQKLEALMNLSGVSVDAIARCNAAEFRENLLLTHRGLSGPAILQISSYWQPGDTIEINLLPELDAESLLLDARTSDLHLVNLLSEHLPRRFAQMWCEQFAPSRAMRTYSNDELTAIAGKLAHWQLTPDGTEGYKKAEVTAGGVDTRMLSSKTMEAREVAGLYFIGEVVDVTGQLGGYNFQWAWASGFAAGQHV from the coding sequence ATCACAAAAGATGTCATCATCATTGGCGGCGGCGCGGCGGGATTGTTTTGCGCCATCGAAGCGGGTAAACGCCGTCGCCGGGTGTTAGTCGTCGAACATAACCCTGTAGTCGGCAAAAAGATTTTGATTTCCGGCGGCGGGCGTTGCAATTTCACCAACCTCTACACCGCGCCGAAAAATTATCTCTCCGCTAATCCGCATTTTTGCAAATCGGCACTGGCGCGCTACACCCCGCAGGATTTCATCGCGCTGGTCGAAAAACACCGCATCGCTTATCACGAAAAGAAACTCGGACAATTATTTTGCGACGGCAGCGCCCAGCAAATTATCAATATGCTCCTGGATGAATGCCGCTTTGCCGGTGTCGAAATCGGTGTGGGCTGTCGCGTCACTGGCGTAGAAAAATCCGCCCATTCGTTTATCATCGAAACCTCGCAAGGTCGCGTTGAAAGCGCGTCGCTGGTCATCGCTTCAGGGGGACTGTCGATTCCCAAAATCGGCGCAAGCGATTTCGGCTATCGCCTCGCCCGCCAGTTCGGACTCGCAATTCAAGCGACGCGCCCGGCGCTTGTGCCACTCACCTTCGCGCCGCAAAAACTCGAAGCCTTGATGAATCTGAGCGGCGTATCGGTTGATGCCATCGCGCGTTGTAACGCCGCCGAATTTCGCGAAAATCTGTTGCTCACGCATCGGGGACTCAGCGGTCCCGCGATTTTGCAAATCTCTTCCTACTGGCAACCGGGCGACACAATTGAAATCAACCTGCTGCCCGAACTCGATGCCGAAAGCCTGTTACTGGATGCGCGAACCAGCGACCTTCATCTGGTCAATCTGCTCTCGGAACATTTGCCGCGTCGTTTTGCGCAAATGTGGTGCGAGCAATTCGCGCCGTCGCGCGCGATGCGAACTTATTCAAACGACGAACTCACAGCCATCGCGGGGAAACTCGCGCACTGGCAACTCACGCCGGACGGAACCGAAGGTTATAAAAAAGCCGAAGTCACAGCAGGTGGCGTTGACACTCGTATGCTTTCATCGAAAACCATGGAAGCGCGTGAGGTTGCCGGGCTTTATTTCATCGGCGAGGTCGTGGATGTCACAGGGCAACTGGGCGGATACAATTTTCAATGGGCGTGGGCATCGGGTTTTGCCGCAGGGCAGCACGTTTGA
- a CDS encoding DUF885 family protein, whose amino-acid sequence MNKPRIRLVFVLLMIAMMVSSSTMMTAKVLAADGKNHKAANPAAPVANDYDTSNSEMRPLIERYADDRSSLNRFYNVQNSEARRAKMTKFYTDWLAEIARQNFDAMSQDGKVDYVLFKNHLEHELRQVDIRVKQFAEIESLIPFGATIMALEDARRRLEPVNGQKTAALFTDLQKQVVEKRKTIDAAIKANKENIPVKKTVANRAAVTLAALRNTLKNWFTFHNGYDPMFTWWVAEPYKQLDKSIEEYAGFLREKVVGVKADDKETIIGDPIGREALMSELEYEMVPYTPEELIAIANKELDWCENEMKKASRELGYGDDWHKALEHVKTLYVEPGKQPELVKQLALEAIDYVEKNDLVTVPPLAKETWRMEMMTPERQLVSPFFLGGEMIQVSYPTNTMAHEAKMMSMRGNNIHFSRATVHHELIPGHHLQGFMRDRYKPYRSIFGTPFWGEGWALYWELILWDRGFAKTPENKIGMLFWRMHRCARIIFSLSFHLEKMTPQECVNLLVKRVGHELDNATAEVRRSFAGEYGPLYQAAYLLGGMQIKSLRKELVETNKLTNRQFHDAILKNNSMPIEMVRASLMNVKLARDYKTNWKFYGENPAGR is encoded by the coding sequence ATGAATAAACCGCGAATTCGTTTGGTCTTTGTACTGTTGATGATTGCGATGATGGTTTCATCATCAACGATGATGACTGCAAAAGTTCTGGCTGCGGATGGCAAAAACCATAAAGCCGCAAACCCTGCCGCGCCTGTCGCCAATGATTACGATACTTCAAATAGTGAAATGCGCCCGCTGATTGAACGCTACGCGGATGACCGCAGCAGCCTCAATCGCTTCTACAATGTGCAAAACTCCGAAGCCCGACGCGCCAAGATGACCAAATTTTATACCGACTGGCTTGCCGAAATCGCTCGTCAGAATTTCGACGCCATGAGTCAGGACGGCAAAGTCGATTATGTGCTCTTTAAAAATCATCTCGAACACGAACTGCGTCAGGTCGATATTCGCGTCAAACAATTTGCCGAAATCGAATCGCTCATTCCCTTCGGCGCGACGATTATGGCGCTCGAAGATGCGCGTCGCCGCCTTGAACCGGTCAACGGTCAAAAGACGGCTGCGCTGTTTACTGACCTGCAAAAACAGGTCGTCGAAAAACGTAAGACGATTGATGCCGCAATCAAAGCCAATAAAGAAAACATCCCGGTGAAAAAGACAGTCGCCAATCGCGCTGCGGTGACGCTTGCGGCACTGCGCAATACTTTGAAAAACTGGTTTACTTTTCACAACGGCTACGACCCGATGTTTACCTGGTGGGTCGCGGAACCTTACAAACAACTTGATAAATCAATCGAAGAGTACGCGGGTTTCCTGCGCGAAAAAGTGGTGGGCGTCAAAGCCGATGACAAAGAAACGATTATCGGCGACCCTATCGGACGCGAAGCCTTGATGAGCGAACTCGAATACGAAATGGTTCCTTACACTCCCGAAGAGTTAATCGCCATCGCCAATAAAGAATTGGACTGGTGCGAAAATGAAATGAAAAAAGCTTCGCGCGAACTCGGTTACGGCGACGATTGGCACAAAGCTCTGGAACATGTAAAGACCTTATATGTTGAACCCGGCAAACAACCCGAACTGGTCAAGCAACTGGCGCTCGAAGCGATTGACTATGTTGAAAAAAATGACCTCGTCACCGTGCCGCCGCTTGCCAAAGAGACCTGGCGCATGGAAATGATGACGCCCGAACGCCAACTCGTCAGTCCGTTTTTCCTGGGCGGCGAAATGATTCAGGTTTCCTATCCGACCAATACTATGGCGCACGAAGCCAAGATGATGAGTATGCGCGGCAACAATATTCATTTTTCGCGTGCCACCGTGCATCACGAATTGATTCCCGGGCATCACCTGCAAGGCTTTATGCGCGACCGTTACAAACCCTATCGCAGTATTTTTGGAACGCCGTTCTGGGGCGAGGGGTGGGCGCTTTACTGGGAGTTGATTTTGTGGGATAGAGGGTTTGCGAAAACGCCGGAAAATAAAATCGGCATGCTGTTCTGGCGTATGCACAGATGCGCGCGAATTATTTTTTCGCTCAGTTTCCATCTCGAAAAGATGACGCCGCAGGAATGCGTTAATTTGCTGGTCAAGCGTGTCGGGCATGAACTCGACAATGCGACAGCGGAAGTGCGCCGGTCGTTTGCAGGCGAATACGGACCGCTTTATCAGGCGGCATATTTGCTCGGCGGCATGCAAATCAAATCGCTCAGAAAAGAGTTGGTGGAAACGAACAAGCTGACCAATCGACAATTTCACGATGCGATTTTGAAAAACAACAGTATGCCGATTGAAATGGTGAGAGCCAGTTTGATGAACGTGAAACTGGCGCGCGATTATAAAACCAATTGGAAATTTTACGGCGAAAATCCTGCCGGTAGATAA
- a CDS encoding M28 family peptidase — MHVYSRTKTFFAIVIIITLTIAPVAAQQAARQKTKIAPDAQSLMNQISANSLRGHLSFIASDLLEGRGTPSRGLDLAAEYIAAQFRRAGLEPAGDDGYFQTADWNELLKARNPNATPTTEGPTKVRNVIGILRGADPLLKDTYVLITAHYDHLGIRANLEGDKIFNGANDDGSGTVSVIELASAFAAMKTRPKRTLVFMTFFGEERGLVGSRYYGAHPIFPIEKTVANINLEHVGRTDDTEGAQVSAAAVTGFDFSEVGTLLQKAGEATGVKIFKHPVNSDRFFGASDNQALADQGVPAHTVSVAYIFPDYHKVSDHWDKVDFDNMAKINRTIAFAVLTIANNPQEPKWNEANPKAAKYVQAWKARHGK; from the coding sequence ATGCACGTTTATTCACGTACTAAAACATTCTTTGCCATTGTCATCATCATCACTTTGACGATTGCGCCGGTTGCCGCACAACAAGCGGCACGGCAAAAAACTAAAATAGCGCCTGATGCGCAAAGCCTGATGAATCAGATTTCCGCAAACTCTTTGCGCGGACATCTGTCGTTTATCGCATCGGATTTACTCGAAGGTCGCGGCACGCCTTCGCGCGGGCTTGACCTTGCCGCCGAATACATCGCCGCACAATTTCGTCGCGCCGGGCTTGAACCCGCAGGCGATGACGGCTATTTCCAGACCGCCGATTGGAATGAATTGCTGAAAGCGCGAAATCCGAACGCCACGCCCACGACCGAAGGACCAACCAAAGTTCGCAATGTTATCGGCATTCTGCGCGGCGCTGACCCTCTGCTTAAAGACACTTATGTTTTAATCACCGCGCATTACGACCATTTAGGCATTCGCGCGAATCTCGAAGGCGACAAAATTTTCAATGGCGCAAATGATGATGGCAGCGGTACGGTGTCGGTGATAGAGCTTGCATCGGCATTCGCTGCGATGAAAACGCGCCCGAAACGCACTTTGGTATTTATGACTTTTTTCGGTGAAGAACGCGGGCTTGTGGGTTCGCGTTATTATGGCGCGCATCCGATTTTCCCGATTGAAAAAACGGTTGCCAATATAAATTTGGAACATGTCGGACGTACAGACGACACCGAAGGCGCGCAAGTGAGCGCGGCTGCGGTGACCGGATTCGATTTTTCCGAAGTCGGAACCCTTTTGCAGAAAGCCGGTGAAGCGACCGGTGTGAAAATTTTTAAACACCCGGTCAATAGCGACCGCTTTTTCGGCGCAAGCGATAATCAAGCTTTAGCCGACCAGGGCGTTCCCGCGCATACCGTGAGCGTCGCTTATATTTTCCCCGACTATCACAAAGTCAGCGACCACTGGGATAAAGTGGATTTCGACAACATGGCAAAAATCAATCGCACCATCGCATTTGCCGTGTTGACCATTGCCAACAATCCGCAAGAGCCGAAATGGAACGAAGCCAATCCCAAAGCGGCAAAGTACGTGCAAGCCTGGAAAGCGCGACACGGGAAATGA
- a CDS encoding four helix bundle protein, translated as MSEKIIRHQDLDVYKKAFEAFMRIFEISKKFPKEETYSLTDQIRRASRSVCANLAEAWRKRRYEAAFVSKLNDSEAESAETQTWLEFAVRCDYLERATAVSLFKVYDEIIAILVTMINNPTSWVLPSGRK; from the coding sequence ATGAGTGAAAAAATTATCCGGCATCAGGATTTGGATGTTTACAAAAAAGCATTTGAAGCTTTTATGAGGATTTTTGAAATAAGTAAAAAATTCCCAAAAGAAGAAACCTATTCTTTAACCGATCAAATCCGTAGAGCATCACGCTCTGTTTGCGCTAACCTTGCCGAGGCGTGGAGAAAACGAAGATATGAAGCAGCGTTTGTCAGTAAATTGAACGATTCAGAAGCAGAGTCTGCCGAAACACAAACTTGGCTTGAATTTGCTGTGCGCTGTGACTACTTGGAAAGAGCTACAGCCGTTTCTTTATTCAAAGTTTATGACGAGATAATCGCTATTTTAGTCACGATGATTAACAATCCAACCTCTTGGGTTTTACCATCTGGGAGAAAGTAA